In a single window of the Streptacidiphilus sp. P02-A3a genome:
- a CDS encoding ATP-binding cassette domain-containing protein: MGPNSYDASRDGPAVEAEGVHKSFGGTRALSGLDLSVPAGTVCGVLGPNGAGKTTAVRILATLCHPDAGRARVAGHDVVREPDLVRRAIGFAGQHAAVEEGITGRDNLHLVGRLHHLGRRGARRRAEELLERFGLADAADRLVRTYSGGMRRRLDLIASLVTRPAVLFLDEPTTGLDPRSRNDIWTVVRELVAEGTTVLLTTQYLDEADRLADDVVVVDHGRVIASGPPDRLKSAIGTRVEVALAEPVRLPEAAAVLAALTGGEPALDPVGGRVSAVTAPGRRIALPQLVRELDAAGVAAVDVALGHPSLDDAFLALTGRPQAGSGSDRTRTVTR; encoded by the coding sequence ATGGGCCCGAACAGCTATGACGCCTCCCGCGACGGCCCGGCCGTCGAGGCCGAGGGCGTGCACAAGAGCTTCGGCGGCACCAGGGCGCTGAGCGGCCTCGACCTGTCCGTCCCGGCCGGGACGGTCTGCGGGGTGCTCGGGCCCAACGGCGCGGGCAAGACCACCGCCGTACGGATCCTGGCGACGCTGTGCCACCCCGACGCCGGGCGCGCCCGGGTGGCCGGGCACGACGTGGTCCGCGAGCCCGACCTGGTGCGCCGCGCCATCGGCTTCGCCGGCCAGCACGCGGCCGTCGAGGAGGGCATCACCGGGCGCGACAACCTGCACCTGGTGGGCCGACTGCACCACCTCGGCCGCCGGGGCGCCCGCCGCCGGGCCGAGGAACTGCTGGAGCGCTTCGGGCTCGCCGACGCCGCGGACCGGCTGGTGCGCACCTACTCCGGCGGCATGCGCCGCCGCCTTGACCTGATCGCCAGCCTGGTCACCCGGCCCGCCGTGCTCTTCCTGGACGAGCCCACCACCGGCCTCGACCCGCGCAGCCGCAACGACATCTGGACCGTCGTCCGGGAGCTCGTGGCCGAGGGCACCACCGTGCTGCTCACCACCCAGTACCTGGACGAGGCCGACCGGCTCGCCGACGACGTGGTGGTGGTCGACCACGGCCGGGTGATCGCCTCCGGACCGCCGGACCGGCTCAAGTCCGCGATCGGGACCAGGGTCGAGGTGGCCCTGGCCGAACCGGTCCGGCTGCCCGAGGCGGCGGCGGTACTGGCCGCGCTCACCGGCGGCGAACCGGCGCTCGACCCGGTCGGCGGCCGGGTCAGCGCGGTCACCGCGCCCGGCCGCCGGATCGCCCTGCCGCAGCTCGTCCGCGAGCTGGACGCCGCCGGTGTCGCCGCGGTGGACGTGGCCCTGGGGCACCCCTCGCTGGACGACGCCTTCCTCGCCCTGACCGGCCGCCCGCAGGCCGGTTCCGGCTCCGACCGGACCCGAACGGTGACCCGATGA
- a CDS encoding TetR/AcrR family transcriptional regulator, with amino-acid sequence MPSIASESGGRPPAKAAPGMIWLRPERTGRGPEPAHSRAEIAAAAIALADADGLEGVSMRKIAAALGAGTMSLYNYVPKKEHLFDLMLDAAAGELTLPEQPSGEPRADLTLLAHEQLAAMRRHPWLPQLVVSRPSMGPNALRCTEFFLGALADSPLGGGTKMQLFAMFNGFVTQFAVWQHTAAGEDTARWQADLVDYLGGVIAGGRYPYLAATLGSGAAAPPDADSVFADSLDRTLTMILGPRP; translated from the coding sequence GTGCCGTCCATCGCATCCGAGTCCGGCGGCAGGCCGCCCGCGAAGGCCGCCCCGGGCATGATCTGGCTGCGGCCCGAGCGCACCGGCCGGGGTCCGGAACCGGCGCACAGCCGCGCCGAGATCGCCGCCGCCGCGATCGCCCTCGCCGACGCCGACGGCCTGGAGGGGGTCTCCATGCGCAAGATCGCGGCGGCCCTCGGCGCGGGCACCATGTCGCTGTACAACTACGTGCCCAAGAAGGAGCACCTGTTCGACCTGATGCTGGACGCCGCCGCGGGCGAGCTCACCCTCCCCGAGCAGCCCTCGGGAGAACCCAGGGCGGATCTCACGCTGCTGGCGCACGAGCAGCTGGCCGCCATGCGCCGCCACCCCTGGCTGCCGCAACTCGTGGTCAGCCGACCGTCGATGGGGCCGAACGCGCTGCGCTGCACCGAGTTCTTCCTGGGCGCGCTGGCGGACTCACCGCTCGGCGGCGGCACCAAGATGCAGCTGTTCGCCATGTTCAACGGCTTCGTCACGCAGTTCGCGGTGTGGCAGCACACCGCGGCCGGGGAGGACACCGCGCGCTGGCAGGCCGACCTGGTCGACTACCTCGGCGGCGTGATCGCCGGGGGCCGGTACCCGTACCTGGCCGCCACCCTGGGCTCGGGCGCGGCGGCGCCACCGGACGCGGACAGCGTCTTCGCCGACTCGCTGGACCGCACCCTCACCATGATCCTCGGCCCCCGGCCGTGA
- a CDS encoding endonuclease V, whose protein sequence is MREQSWPADEESAIRVQQRLRSLVDVAGPGPDLSGGGTIAGVDVAYDDARDRVVAAAVVLDAATLAVVDRATATGRVTFPYLPGLLAFRELPAVLDALAALERAPDLIVCDGYGVAHPRRLGLASHLGVVTGIPCFGVAKSPFRYACPELGAERGATAPLLDGAETVGRAVRTRTGVKPVFVSAGHLIDLDHACRYTLALSPRYRQPETTRLADRLCRDVLAAG, encoded by the coding sequence GTGCGGGAGCAGAGCTGGCCCGCCGACGAGGAGTCGGCGATCCGGGTGCAGCAGCGGCTGCGGTCGCTGGTGGACGTCGCCGGTCCGGGCCCCGACCTGTCCGGCGGGGGCACCATCGCGGGGGTGGACGTGGCCTATGACGACGCCCGGGACCGGGTGGTGGCCGCGGCCGTGGTGCTGGACGCGGCTACGCTCGCTGTGGTGGACCGGGCCACCGCCACCGGCCGGGTGACCTTCCCGTACCTGCCCGGACTGCTGGCCTTCCGCGAACTGCCGGCGGTGCTGGACGCGCTGGCCGCGCTGGAGCGGGCGCCGGATCTGATCGTCTGCGACGGCTACGGCGTGGCGCACCCGCGTCGGCTCGGCCTGGCCAGCCATCTCGGCGTGGTCACCGGGATCCCGTGCTTCGGTGTCGCCAAATCGCCCTTCCGGTACGCCTGTCCGGAGCTGGGCGCGGAGCGCGGTGCCACCGCCCCGCTGCTGGACGGCGCGGAGACGGTCGGCCGGGCGGTGCGGACCAGGACCGGGGTGAAGCCGGTCTTCGTCTCGGCCGGGCACCTGATCGACCTCGACCACGCCTGCCGGTACACGCTCGCGCTGAGCCCGAGGTACCGGCAGCCGGAGACCACCCGGCTGGCGGACCGGCTCTGCCGCGACGTCCTGGCGGCGGGCTGA
- a CDS encoding GNAT family N-acetyltransferase has translation MRDHLLTGSGLLLRPWLEADAGAVLDAFGPPEMARQSGRAIRERADALLWVRERQADRAAGTGYAWAVVDDADGTLLGCAAVTSVDRRHDTGWVSYWTVAAARGRGVATASARTVADWAFQDLGLFRLELGHRTNNPASCRVATGAGFAVEGLERSKLRYGANRYDVELHARLADDAPGDPG, from the coding sequence ATGAGAGATCACCTGCTGACCGGGTCCGGCTTGCTGCTCCGCCCCTGGCTGGAGGCGGACGCGGGCGCGGTGCTGGACGCGTTCGGGCCGCCGGAGATGGCCCGACAGTCCGGCCGGGCCATCCGGGAGCGGGCGGACGCCCTGCTCTGGGTGCGGGAGCGCCAGGCCGACCGGGCCGCCGGGACCGGCTACGCCTGGGCGGTCGTGGACGACGCCGACGGGACCCTGCTCGGCTGCGCGGCGGTGACCTCGGTGGACCGGCGGCACGACACCGGCTGGGTGTCGTACTGGACGGTAGCGGCCGCCCGGGGCCGGGGCGTGGCGACCGCGAGCGCGCGGACGGTCGCCGACTGGGCCTTCCAGGACCTCGGACTGTTCCGGCTGGAGCTGGGGCACCGGACCAACAATCCGGCCTCCTGCCGGGTGGCGACCGGGGCCGGGTTCGCGGTCGAGGGCCTGGAGCGCTCCAAGCTGCGCTACGGCGCCAACCGCTACGACGTGGAACTGCATGCCCGCCTCGCCGACGACGCCCCCGGTGACCCCGGGTGA
- a CDS encoding DUF4241 domain-containing protein: MSFAAPDVARMFTAGEQFAFPSGQLGTVLVTPPVELSLPSGRIVACDPFTGLGAYGGDPFTVTVPPGRYQVTASMLEITAPEDPESESDRELDHEPEPEQPHRRVAAARLVISDQPVAVWEQAVVPEQDLGALGEDEFYGYGVDAGTGCFVDAEAVEPLGDFESDTETLMAAFEAVEWSAGVVTLTAPESGHNLVAFSSGWGDGVYPTWIGRTASGEVACLVTEFFVIPDDRSDHS; the protein is encoded by the coding sequence ATGTCGTTCGCCGCGCCCGATGTCGCCCGCATGTTCACCGCCGGTGAGCAATTCGCCTTCCCCAGCGGTCAACTCGGCACGGTCCTGGTCACCCCTCCGGTGGAGCTGTCCCTGCCCAGCGGGCGGATCGTCGCCTGCGACCCGTTCACCGGCCTCGGCGCCTACGGCGGCGACCCGTTCACGGTGACCGTCCCGCCCGGCCGCTACCAGGTCACCGCCTCGATGCTGGAGATCACCGCGCCGGAGGACCCGGAGTCGGAGTCCGACCGTGAACTGGACCACGAGCCCGAGCCCGAGCAGCCGCACCGGCGGGTCGCCGCCGCCCGGCTGGTGATCTCGGACCAGCCGGTCGCCGTCTGGGAGCAGGCGGTCGTGCCGGAGCAGGACCTCGGCGCGCTGGGTGAGGACGAGTTCTACGGCTACGGCGTCGACGCCGGGACGGGCTGCTTCGTGGACGCGGAGGCGGTCGAGCCGCTGGGCGACTTCGAGAGCGACACCGAGACGCTGATGGCCGCGTTCGAGGCGGTGGAGTGGTCCGCCGGGGTGGTCACCCTCACCGCCCCGGAGAGCGGGCACAACCTGGTCGCCTTCTCGTCCGGCTGGGGCGACGGCGTCTACCCGACCTGGATCGGCCGCACCGCCAGCGGCGAGGTGGCCTGCCTGGTCACGGAGTTCTTCGTGATACCGGACGACCGCAGCGACCACTCCTGA
- a CDS encoding DUF4291 domain-containing protein, protein MSTNAPNHQIRAAHTEHTVTVYQAFDPAIAGPAVAGQRLGAGFKRQRMTWIKPSFLWMMYRSAWATAPGQERVLAVELTREGFEAALGLATASSYTPALHATREQWRQDLHHSPVRFQWDPERDLRLRPLPWRSLQLGLSGPAVDQYLDSWTVSLTDVTEQAHRIRDLARRGDPDAAGLLPAERSYPLPSTLAARLGATAEG, encoded by the coding sequence GTGTCGACAAATGCCCCGAACCATCAGATCCGTGCCGCCCACACCGAGCACACCGTCACCGTCTACCAGGCCTTCGACCCGGCGATCGCCGGACCGGCGGTCGCCGGGCAACGCCTCGGCGCCGGGTTCAAGCGGCAGCGGATGACCTGGATCAAGCCCTCGTTCCTGTGGATGATGTACCGCAGCGCCTGGGCCACCGCCCCCGGCCAGGAGCGGGTGCTGGCCGTCGAGCTGACCCGGGAGGGCTTCGAGGCGGCGCTCGGCCTGGCCACCGCGTCCAGCTACACCCCGGCCCTGCACGCCACCCGCGAGCAGTGGCGCCAGGACCTGCACCACAGCCCGGTGCGGTTCCAGTGGGACCCCGAGCGCGACCTGCGGCTGCGGCCACTGCCCTGGCGCTCACTGCAACTCGGCCTGAGCGGCCCCGCGGTGGACCAGTACCTCGACTCCTGGACGGTCTCCCTGACCGACGTCACCGAGCAGGCCCACCGCATCCGCGACCTGGCCCGCCGGGGCGACCCGGACGCCGCCGGGCTGCTCCCGGCGGAGCGTTCCTACCCGCTGCCGAGCACGCTGGCGGCCCGGCTGGGCGCCACGGCGGAGGGCTGA
- a CDS encoding glycosyltransferase family 2 protein: MTAAPSPTPSAAHLPQPPDDRELYWYFGPQRRWVLICASFAFVLTAASMLAFSLRTPALWGFLGVLLLNLVAFALSCVNSLRGRRLTRRSHEVLLRAWQPPDPPSVDLFLPTCGEPLDVLDNAYRAVATLEWPGELAVWVLDDGDRPEVAALAEQHGYRYVVRPDRGRLKKAGNLNHALTLSQGDYVAILDADFAPRHDFLLHLAPYFADPAVGIVQSPQCFDTDATMNWIERAAGSAQEWFFRWIQPSRDASDAAICCGSNALYRRSALDLVGGVAELEHSEDMYTGLALYERGYRTLYVPVLLAKGTSPDSLGAFVNQQYRWAMGNLHLTRSRDLSRIGATWRMRLCFYEGVVGYLSMFVNTVTAPLPPLVMMFGYPQLVRPLDVLPLLAPLWLWQVLLPRVSRTRWRMEVIRANTLMSMSAGAALLDTLRGRTAAWVPTGAGRGGRLARRVLLASAGWLTLCLGAAVVGLALTVARVGWQPAWGLGLYVLVQGQIGLPLLRDLARELRPRPRATAASGARPLVQPRRWPEALAITSVLALVALFASGWVTPMLP; encoded by the coding sequence ATGACCGCAGCACCATCGCCGACGCCGTCGGCAGCACACCTGCCCCAGCCGCCCGACGACCGCGAACTGTACTGGTACTTCGGGCCGCAGCGGCGCTGGGTCCTGATCTGCGCCTCGTTCGCGTTCGTACTCACCGCCGCCAGCATGCTGGCCTTCTCGCTCCGAACCCCCGCCCTGTGGGGATTTCTGGGCGTGCTCCTGCTCAATCTCGTGGCCTTCGCGCTCTCCTGCGTCAACAGCCTGCGCGGCCGCAGGCTCACCCGCCGGTCGCACGAGGTACTGCTGCGCGCCTGGCAGCCGCCCGACCCGCCGAGCGTCGACCTGTTCCTGCCCACCTGCGGCGAACCGCTGGACGTGCTGGACAACGCCTACCGGGCCGTGGCGACCCTGGAATGGCCGGGGGAACTGGCCGTCTGGGTGCTCGACGACGGCGACCGGCCCGAGGTGGCCGCGCTCGCCGAACAGCACGGCTACCGCTACGTGGTCCGCCCCGACCGGGGCCGACTGAAGAAGGCGGGCAACCTCAACCACGCGCTGACGCTCAGTCAGGGCGACTATGTCGCCATCCTGGACGCCGACTTCGCACCCCGGCACGACTTCCTGCTGCACCTCGCGCCCTACTTCGCGGACCCGGCCGTCGGCATCGTGCAGAGCCCGCAGTGCTTCGACACCGACGCCACGATGAACTGGATCGAGCGCGCCGCCGGATCCGCCCAGGAGTGGTTCTTCCGCTGGATCCAGCCCTCCCGCGACGCCAGCGACGCCGCGATCTGCTGCGGCAGCAACGCGCTGTACCGGCGATCCGCGCTGGACCTGGTCGGCGGCGTCGCCGAGTTGGAGCACAGCGAGGACATGTACACCGGGCTCGCGCTGTACGAGCGGGGCTACCGCACCCTGTACGTCCCGGTGCTGCTCGCCAAGGGCACCTCGCCGGACAGCCTGGGCGCGTTCGTCAACCAGCAGTACCGCTGGGCGATGGGCAACCTGCACCTGACCCGCAGCCGCGACCTGTCCCGGATCGGCGCGACCTGGCGGATGCGGCTCTGCTTCTACGAGGGCGTCGTCGGCTACCTGTCGATGTTCGTCAACACGGTCACCGCGCCGCTGCCGCCGCTGGTGATGATGTTCGGCTATCCGCAGCTGGTCCGCCCGCTGGACGTGCTGCCGCTGCTCGCGCCGCTGTGGCTCTGGCAGGTGCTGCTGCCCCGGGTCAGCCGCACCCGCTGGCGGATGGAGGTGATCCGCGCCAACACGCTGATGAGCATGTCCGCCGGAGCCGCGCTGCTGGACACCCTGCGCGGGCGCACCGCCGCCTGGGTACCCACCGGCGCCGGACGCGGCGGCAGACTCGCCCGGCGGGTCCTGCTGGCCTCGGCCGGATGGCTGACGCTCTGCCTCGGCGCGGCCGTCGTCGGCCTGGCGCTGACCGTGGCCCGGGTCGGCTGGCAGCCCGCCTGGGGGCTCGGCCTGTACGTCCTGGTCCAGGGCCAGATCGGGCTGCCACTGCTGCGCGACCTGGCACGCGAACTGCGCCCGCGCCCCCGGGCGACGGCCGCGAGCGGCGCCCGGCCGCTGGTGCAGCCCCGGCGCTGGCCGGAGGCCCTGGCCATCACCTCGGTGCTGGCCCTGGTCGCCCTGTTCGCCTCCGGCTGGGTCACCCCCATGCTCCCGTAG
- a CDS encoding acyltransferase family protein, whose translation MSSLADPATSRKADAPPTADPRRAFRPDIEGLRALAVLVVLAFHADIPGFTGGYVGVDVFFVISGYLITGLLLREALATGRVRLAEFYSRRARRLLPSAGLVLAAVSLAALVLIGPLSRTDVYHDILAAALSVSNWRFISEQTNYLAAGRDPSPLLHFWSLAVEEQFYLLWAPLFALLAWLFRRGGAERTPARRHRRNRRLRGTLAVLVAVTTAVSLLLCLRWSQDSVSLAYLGTPSRAWQFGVGALLALLPTGLRLPAALRRCCGWAGLAAILLATVWYTAATPYPGSAALLPTLGAAAVLAAGLPGPGDDGQLSYSAARLLGTRAPRALGRLSYNLYLWHWPVLVLADDWTGRTLPWPVKAALVLASALPAAATLRWVERPLRRSPVVTELPRRGLSLGLTAIAVPVVLALVAGTGTLHTLGSAAPVASAGLPAGAVTGGSLLVGGAKAAGSGPVIPTPIQARNDYPPDGDCEVAPAAVSSPPCEFGDLSSSHRIVLLGDSHAGQWFSAMLGIAATRHWGLEELVKQGCPLPQLSVVNPQLGHTYTECDSWRTNTVARLRSEPKPDLIVIASLNRYTDNQSLLLNAWNRTLAPLRALGVPIVYLTDTPVPGLDVPACVSDHPGDLGLCAVPRSQALWPDPLSAAIAAGREPGVHQVSVNDVLCPGSGSDCPAVLDRVLLYRDTAHLTNAAVVILTDRLQQLLSAQGLLGDGWTTLLEDGFQGPAGSRPNPALWEYDTGTCYQGCPAPHWGTGEVETMTDSTANVRLDGHGDLEIVPTRGGGPSGAWSSGRIESRGSSFAAPPGGILRISATIALPDVSGPAATGYWPAFWTLGAGLRPSFSSWPGVGELDAMESVDGRPSVFGTMHCGITPGGPCDEPTGLGSGEHPCAACVQGFHTYTVEVDRSTSPEQVRWYLDGTLYHEVTAAQMDAATWDDAVHHGVFLILDVAVGGSFPGVYGGAVPTGATQPGHPMLVRNVTVSARAGN comes from the coding sequence ATGTCGTCCCTTGCCGATCCGGCCACAAGCCGGAAGGCGGACGCGCCCCCCACGGCGGACCCCCGCCGCGCATTCCGTCCCGATATCGAGGGCCTGCGGGCTCTCGCCGTCCTCGTCGTCCTCGCCTTCCACGCCGACATCCCCGGGTTCACCGGCGGATACGTGGGGGTGGACGTCTTCTTCGTGATCTCCGGCTACCTGATCACCGGGCTGCTGCTGCGTGAGGCCCTGGCCACCGGCCGGGTCCGGCTCGCCGAGTTCTACTCCCGCCGCGCCCGTCGCCTGCTCCCCTCCGCCGGACTGGTCCTGGCCGCCGTCAGCCTCGCCGCACTGGTCCTGATCGGGCCACTGAGCCGGACCGACGTCTACCACGACATCCTCGCCGCCGCCCTCTCCGTCTCCAACTGGCGCTTCATCAGCGAGCAGACCAACTACCTGGCGGCGGGGCGCGATCCGAGCCCGCTGCTGCACTTCTGGTCGCTGGCCGTGGAGGAGCAGTTCTACCTGCTCTGGGCGCCGCTGTTCGCCCTGCTGGCCTGGCTGTTCCGGCGCGGCGGCGCGGAGCGGACCCCCGCCCGGCGCCACCGCCGCAACCGCCGACTGCGCGGCACGCTGGCCGTACTGGTCGCCGTCACCACCGCCGTCTCGCTGCTGCTCTGCCTGCGCTGGAGCCAGGACTCGGTGTCGCTGGCCTACCTGGGCACCCCCTCCCGGGCCTGGCAGTTCGGCGTCGGAGCGCTGCTGGCGCTGCTGCCGACCGGGCTGCGCCTCCCGGCCGCGCTGCGCCGCTGCTGCGGCTGGGCCGGGCTGGCCGCGATCCTGCTGGCCACCGTCTGGTACACGGCGGCCACCCCCTACCCCGGGTCGGCCGCGCTGCTGCCGACCCTCGGGGCCGCGGCGGTGCTCGCGGCCGGGCTGCCCGGCCCCGGTGACGACGGCCAACTGTCCTACAGCGCCGCCAGGTTGCTCGGCACCCGGGCGCCGCGCGCGCTCGGCCGGCTCTCCTACAACCTGTACCTGTGGCACTGGCCGGTGCTGGTCCTCGCCGACGACTGGACCGGCAGAACACTGCCCTGGCCAGTGAAGGCCGCGCTGGTACTGGCGTCCGCGCTCCCGGCGGCGGCCACCCTGCGCTGGGTCGAACGTCCGCTGCGCCGCTCCCCCGTGGTCACCGAACTGCCCAGGCGCGGGCTGTCGTTGGGCCTCACCGCGATCGCCGTCCCGGTGGTCCTGGCGCTGGTCGCGGGCACCGGCACACTGCACACCCTGGGCTCGGCCGCGCCGGTCGCCAGCGCCGGGCTCCCGGCGGGCGCCGTCACCGGCGGCAGCCTGCTGGTCGGCGGCGCCAAGGCCGCCGGCAGCGGCCCGGTGATCCCCACCCCGATCCAGGCCCGCAACGACTACCCGCCGGACGGCGACTGCGAGGTCGCCCCGGCGGCGGTCAGCAGCCCGCCCTGCGAGTTCGGCGACCTCAGCAGCTCGCACCGGATCGTGCTGCTCGGCGACTCCCACGCCGGCCAGTGGTTCTCGGCGATGCTCGGCATCGCCGCCACCCGCCACTGGGGGCTGGAGGAGCTGGTGAAGCAGGGCTGCCCGCTGCCGCAACTATCAGTGGTAAATCCGCAGTTGGGACACACCTACACCGAGTGCGACAGCTGGCGGACGAACACCGTGGCCCGGCTGCGCAGCGAACCCAAGCCGGACCTGATCGTGATCGCCTCGCTCAACCGCTACACCGACAACCAGTCGCTGCTGCTCAACGCCTGGAACCGGACGCTGGCGCCGCTGCGCGCGCTGGGCGTGCCGATCGTCTACCTCACCGACACCCCGGTACCCGGCCTGGACGTCCCCGCCTGCGTCTCCGACCACCCCGGCGACCTGGGACTGTGCGCCGTGCCCCGGTCGCAGGCGCTGTGGCCGGACCCGCTGTCGGCCGCCATCGCCGCCGGGCGCGAGCCGGGCGTGCACCAGGTCAGCGTCAACGACGTGCTGTGCCCGGGCTCCGGCAGCGACTGCCCGGCGGTACTGGACCGGGTGCTGCTCTACCGGGACACCGCGCACCTGACCAACGCCGCGGTGGTCATCCTCACCGACCGGTTGCAGCAACTGCTGTCCGCGCAGGGGTTGTTGGGTGACGGCTGGACCACCCTGCTGGAGGACGGCTTCCAGGGCCCGGCGGGCAGTCGGCCGAACCCCGCCCTGTGGGAGTACGACACCGGGACCTGCTACCAGGGCTGCCCGGCACCGCACTGGGGCACCGGCGAGGTGGAGACCATGACCGACTCGACCGCCAACGTCCGCCTCGACGGGCACGGCGACCTGGAGATCGTGCCCACCCGCGGCGGCGGCCCGTCCGGGGCCTGGTCCTCGGGCCGGATCGAGAGCCGCGGCTCGTCCTTCGCGGCGCCGCCCGGCGGGATCCTGCGGATCTCGGCGACGATCGCCCTGCCCGACGTCAGCGGTCCCGCCGCCACCGGCTACTGGCCGGCGTTCTGGACGCTGGGGGCCGGGCTGCGCCCGAGCTTCAGCAGCTGGCCGGGCGTCGGCGAACTCGACGCCATGGAGAGCGTGGACGGCCGCCCCTCGGTGTTCGGCACCATGCACTGCGGGATCACCCCGGGTGGCCCCTGCGACGAGCCGACCGGCCTCGGCTCGGGTGAACACCCCTGCGCCGCCTGCGTTCAGGGGTTCCACACCTACACGGTGGAGGTCGACCGCTCGACCTCGCCCGAGCAGGTCCGCTGGTACCTCGACGGCACCCTCTACCACGAGGTGACCGCCGCCCAGATGGACGCGGCCACCTGGGACGACGCGGTGCACCACGGAGTGTTCCTGATCCTCGACGTGGCGGTCGGCGGCTCGTTCCCGGGCGTCTACGGCGGCGCGGTGCCCACCGGCGCCACCCAGCCGGGCCATCCGATGCTGGTCCGCAACGTCACCGTCTCCGCCAGAGCCGGGAACTGA